One Tessaracoccus lacteus DNA window includes the following coding sequences:
- a CDS encoding TetR/AcrR family transcriptional regulator produces the protein MPSQTTPRRRVRLTPEVRRRQIVDAAVRLVGERGFYGVSLQDVADAVDLTQPGLLHYVGSKDGLLRLLVEEGYDRRFDPEDYIATGDPAATHPDGASLPGYLRYLVAHNAEHPQLMRLYMVLGVEAASPEHPAHDYFRNRPDAVWGLYSGTRWRLPEAVGPWEDQRGLVEMAIAAMDGMQIRSFREPPIDLVDEWARYERVLFPSPLWDGYR, from the coding sequence GTGCCGAGCCAGACGACCCCCCGCAGACGCGTCCGCCTGACGCCTGAGGTCCGGCGCCGCCAGATCGTTGACGCCGCCGTGCGGCTGGTCGGCGAGCGGGGCTTCTACGGCGTGTCGCTGCAGGACGTCGCGGACGCGGTGGACCTGACGCAGCCGGGACTGCTGCACTACGTGGGCTCCAAGGACGGCCTGCTGCGGCTGCTGGTAGAGGAGGGCTACGACCGCCGCTTCGACCCCGAAGACTACATCGCGACCGGCGACCCGGCCGCGACGCACCCCGACGGCGCCTCACTGCCCGGCTACCTGCGCTACCTGGTGGCCCACAATGCGGAGCACCCTCAGCTGATGCGGCTCTACATGGTGCTGGGCGTCGAGGCCGCCTCCCCGGAGCACCCGGCCCACGACTACTTCCGCAACCGCCCGGACGCCGTGTGGGGGCTGTACTCCGGCACGCGGTGGCGGCTGCCCGAGGCGGTCGGCCCCTGGGAGGACCAGCGCGGCCTGGTCGAGATGGCGATCGCGGCCATGGACGGGATGCAGATCCGCTCGTTCCGCGAGCCCCCCATCGACCTGGTTGACGAGTGGGCCCGGTATGAGCGCGTCCTCTTCCCGTCGCCGCTGTGGGACGGCTACCGCTGA
- a CDS encoding beta-galactosidase, whose amino-acid sequence MTTNRATNDYLLYGAAYYEEYLPYDRVETDAEMMRDAGLNVVRIAESTWSSLEPQPGVFDLSHVDKALETMSAAGMKVIVGTPTYAVPAWLVASHPEVLAETSRGEARYGARQIMDITSPAYLFHAERAMRTLLSHVAGHPAIIGFQVDNETKYYDTASVGAQRVFVKHLKDRFGGDLAAMNDAFGLAYWSNRIDAWEDFPDVRGTINGSLGAAWDEFRRSLVDNFLGWQAGIVREYTREEQFVTQNFDFDWAPGWSYGLQPAADHFTAARTVDLAGVDIYHPTQSQLTGREIAFGGDMARSIKGGANYLVLETQAQGQMGWLPYPGQLRLQAYSHLASGADGVMYWHWHSLHNSFETYWKGLLSHDFEPNPTYDEAAVVGREWAAHSPSLLHLRKANRVAVMVSNEALTALKWFTLETGFPELAGPSATYNDVLRWVYDALFDLNVEVDFVPVDADLTAYDVLLTPALYTASENTLASLRAFVERGGHLISTLRTAVADEHVKVWHDRAPHALTDVFGMTYNQFTRPDGALLAPGEALAPLVDGADPAAGRLLELLVPRGADVLAGYDHPAWSDYAAVTRNRFGDGTATYVATVTSQEVLRGVLELVLREAGLWSWPQDLAGTVTVRRGTNGRGRDVTYLLNYSGSTVTIGSPVAGRSVLDGVELAEGKALTVGAWDLAIIES is encoded by the coding sequence GTGACGACGAACCGTGCGACGAACGACTACCTGCTGTACGGGGCGGCCTACTACGAGGAGTACCTGCCCTACGACAGGGTCGAGACCGACGCCGAGATGATGCGCGACGCCGGGCTGAACGTCGTGCGCATCGCGGAGTCCACCTGGAGCTCGCTCGAGCCGCAGCCCGGGGTCTTCGACCTCAGCCACGTCGACAAGGCGCTGGAGACCATGTCCGCGGCCGGGATGAAGGTCATCGTCGGCACCCCGACGTACGCGGTGCCGGCCTGGCTCGTCGCCTCGCACCCCGAGGTGCTGGCCGAGACGTCCCGCGGCGAGGCCCGCTACGGCGCCCGCCAGATCATGGACATCACGTCGCCGGCGTACCTGTTCCACGCCGAGCGGGCCATGCGCACGCTGCTGAGCCACGTCGCAGGCCATCCCGCGATCATCGGCTTCCAGGTCGACAACGAGACCAAGTACTACGACACCGCCTCGGTCGGGGCGCAGCGCGTCTTCGTCAAGCACCTGAAGGACCGCTTCGGCGGGGACCTCGCGGCCATGAACGACGCGTTCGGCCTGGCCTACTGGTCCAACCGCATCGACGCCTGGGAGGACTTCCCGGACGTGCGCGGCACGATCAACGGCTCGCTCGGCGCCGCCTGGGACGAGTTCCGCCGCTCGCTGGTCGACAACTTCCTCGGCTGGCAGGCCGGCATCGTGCGCGAGTACACGCGCGAGGAGCAGTTCGTCACGCAGAACTTCGACTTCGACTGGGCGCCGGGCTGGTCCTACGGGCTGCAGCCCGCGGCGGACCACTTCACGGCCGCCCGCACGGTCGACCTGGCGGGCGTCGACATCTACCACCCGACACAGTCGCAGCTGACCGGGCGCGAGATCGCGTTCGGCGGCGACATGGCGCGCTCGATCAAGGGCGGCGCGAACTACCTCGTGCTCGAGACCCAGGCCCAGGGCCAGATGGGCTGGCTCCCCTACCCCGGCCAGCTGCGGCTGCAGGCCTACAGCCACCTCGCCAGCGGCGCCGACGGCGTCATGTACTGGCACTGGCACTCGCTGCACAACTCCTTCGAGACGTACTGGAAGGGGCTGCTGTCTCACGACTTCGAGCCCAACCCCACCTACGACGAGGCCGCCGTCGTCGGGCGCGAGTGGGCCGCGCACTCGCCCTCGCTGCTGCACCTGCGCAAGGCCAACCGCGTCGCAGTGATGGTGAGCAACGAGGCCCTCACTGCGCTGAAGTGGTTCACGCTCGAAACGGGCTTCCCGGAGCTCGCGGGGCCGTCGGCGACGTACAACGACGTGCTCCGCTGGGTCTACGACGCGCTGTTCGACCTGAACGTCGAGGTGGACTTCGTCCCCGTCGACGCGGATCTCACGGCGTACGACGTGCTGCTGACCCCGGCGCTGTACACGGCGTCGGAGAACACGCTGGCGTCGCTGCGGGCCTTCGTCGAGCGCGGCGGCCACCTGATCTCGACGCTCCGCACGGCCGTGGCCGACGAGCACGTCAAGGTCTGGCACGACCGGGCGCCGCACGCGCTGACCGACGTCTTCGGCATGACGTACAACCAGTTCACCAGGCCCGACGGCGCGCTGCTGGCGCCGGGCGAGGCGCTCGCGCCGCTGGTCGACGGCGCCGATCCGGCCGCCGGGAGGCTGCTGGAGCTGCTCGTGCCGCGAGGCGCCGACGTCCTGGCCGGTTACGACCACCCGGCGTGGTCCGACTACGCCGCGGTCACGCGAAACCGGTTCGGCGACGGCACCGCCACGTATGTGGCGACCGTGACATCGCAGGAGGTGCTGCGGGGCGTCCTCGAGCTGGTGCTGCGTGAGGCCGGGTTGTGGTCCTGGCCGCAGGACCTGGCGGGGACGGTCACCGTCCGGCGCGGGACCAACGGCCGCGGCCGCGACGTCACCTACCTGCTGAACTACTCCGGCTCCACCGTGACGATCGGCTCCCCCGTCGCCGGCCGCTCGGTGCTGGACGGCGTCGAGCTCGCGGAGGGCAAGGCCCTGACCGTCGGAGCCTGGGACCTGGCGATCATCGAGTCCTGA
- the def gene encoding peptide deformylase: MSTQPDLTKGGRILPITRWGTPVMHQQTEPVTEFGEELHTLVRDMFATMRAAEGVGLAATQVGVGLAVFIYECPDGDDRIRRGVVCNPVVTLPEGKDRNLDPSEEGCLSWPGGYQSVPRPDLSTCTGQDAFGNDITIEGTGLLARCLQHETDHLNGTVFGDRLSARSRRKLDSQVEELAWRYPDDWPVSPKAKAATPPGSTEPQAEPTPKGPQRR; encoded by the coding sequence ATGAGCACGCAGCCGGATCTGACCAAGGGCGGCAGGATCCTGCCCATCACACGGTGGGGCACCCCCGTGATGCACCAGCAGACCGAGCCCGTGACCGAGTTCGGCGAGGAACTGCACACGCTGGTGCGCGACATGTTCGCGACCATGCGCGCCGCCGAGGGCGTCGGACTGGCGGCGACGCAGGTCGGCGTCGGGCTGGCCGTGTTCATCTACGAGTGCCCCGACGGCGACGACCGCATCCGCCGCGGCGTGGTCTGCAACCCGGTGGTCACTCTCCCCGAGGGCAAGGACCGCAACCTCGACCCGTCGGAGGAGGGCTGCCTGTCGTGGCCCGGCGGCTACCAGAGCGTTCCTCGCCCCGACCTGTCGACCTGCACCGGCCAGGACGCCTTCGGCAACGACATCACGATCGAGGGCACCGGGCTGCTCGCCCGCTGCCTCCAGCACGAGACCGACCACCTGAACGGCACCGTCTTCGGCGACCGACTCTCGGCGCGCTCCCGACGCAAGCTCGACAGCCAAGTCGAGGAGCTGGCCTGGCGCTACCCGGACGACTGGCCCGTCTCCCCGAAGGCGAAGGCCGCCACGCCTCCCGGCTCGACCGAGCCGCAGGCCGAGCCCACCCCGAAGGGCCCGCAGCGCCGCTGA